Proteins from one Rhizobium sp. CB3090 genomic window:
- a CDS encoding Lrp/AsnC ligand binding domain-containing protein yields the protein MPSEANFFSDLDQFDRKILEALAQDGRLSITDLAARVGLSKTPCQLRFKRLINDGYIEGFKAVLNPAKMQLDHIAFVEVKLSNTREDALKSFNDAVKKIREVEECHMIAGRFDYLLKIRTRDIGRYRRVLGERISTLPHVASTSTNVAMETVKEGWDKFASSLS from the coding sequence GTGCCTAGTGAAGCCAACTTTTTTAGTGATTTAGACCAATTCGATAGGAAGATCCTCGAAGCGTTGGCCCAGGATGGCAGGCTGTCGATCACCGATCTGGCCGCCCGCGTCGGCCTATCCAAGACGCCGTGTCAGCTTCGCTTCAAAAGGCTCATCAATGACGGATACATCGAAGGGTTCAAAGCGGTCCTCAATCCGGCGAAGATGCAGCTCGACCACATCGCGTTCGTGGAGGTGAAGCTTTCGAACACGCGGGAGGATGCTCTCAAAAGCTTCAACGATGCCGTGAAGAAGATCAGGGAAGTCGAGGAGTGCCACATGATCGCCGGCAGGTTCGACTACCTGCTCAAAATCAGGACGCGCGATATCGGACGGTATCGTCGAGTGCTGGGAGAGCGGATTTCGACCCTGCCGCACGTTGCAAGCACATCCACCAACGTCGCGATGGAAACGGTCAAGGAAGGCTGGGACAAATTTGCCTCGAGCCTGAGCTGA